A window of the Cicer arietinum cultivar CDC Frontier isolate Library 1 chromosome 6, Cicar.CDCFrontier_v2.0, whole genome shotgun sequence genome harbors these coding sequences:
- the LOC101507209 gene encoding GTP-binding protein At2g22870, whose translation MILPFSNIVIGPYAGDSRIKDVQFVKSSPRPKECPKDDRPEFAILGRSNVGKSSLINSLVRKKELALTSKKPGKTQLINHFLVNKSWYLVDLPGYGFAKAPEAAKTDWSSFTKGYFLNRSTLVAVLLLIDASVPPQRIDLDCANWLGRNNIPITFVFTKCDKMKVAKGKIPDENIKDFQEIIKQNYKQHPPWIMTSSVTGLGRDELLLHVSQLRNYWDQ comes from the exons ATGATCCTTCCATTCTCCAACATCGTTATCGGACCCTACGCCGGCGATTCCCGAATTAAGGATGTCCAATTCGTTAAGAGTAGTCCTCGCCCCAAGGAGTGCCCCAAAGATGACCGACCTGAATTCGCCATTCTTGGTCGCTCCAATGTCGGTAAATCTTCTCTCATTAACTCCCTTGTTCGTAAGAAAGAGCTCGCTCTCACTTCCAAGAAACCAG GGAAGACACAGCTTATCAATCACTTCTTGGTCAACAAAAGCTGGTATCTTGTCGACTTGCCTGGTTATGG CTTTGCTAAAGCACCTGAAGCTGCTAAAACGGATTGGTCATCGTTCACCAAAGGTTACTTTTTAAATAGAAGTACTCTGGTGGCTGTCTTGCTTCTCATTGATGCAAGTGTTCCTCCTCAAAGGATTGACTTGGATTGTGCAAATTGGCTTGGTCGCAATAAT ATACCAATTACCTTTGTTTTCACAAAATGCGATAAAATGAAGGTGGCAAAGGGGAAAATACCTGATGAAAACATAAAGGATTTTCAAgagataataaaacaaaattacaagCAACATCCCCCATGGATTATGACCAGCAGCGTCACTGGATTGGGCAGAGACGAGCTTCTCTTGCACGTATCTCAGCTAAGAAACTACTGGGATCAATAG
- the LOC101507527 gene encoding probable hexosyltransferase MUCI70 isoform X2, with product MVLWINSSYKTGCRLIKQHAKLLRCSRRKRRNNCSFGSLNLLDARKLGCSSSVSSLLSFSSGFCEDSREGNAVQTISVNESVSMSDSSSEISTANFALLPPPPSYFLGYHLPTGHPCNSFTLPPPPADKKRTGPRPCPVCYLPVEEAIARMPTLPSLSPVLQNLTYVYEENLSRGDEFGGSEFGGYPTLKQRNESFDVHESMSVHCGFVRGTKPGRNTGFDIDEDDLLEMDQCNGVVVASAVFGNFDEINEPKNISDYSRKTVCFFMFVDEETEQYLRSSGRLGISKKIGLWRIIVARNLPYADARRTGKIPKLLLHRMVPNACYSIWLDGKLELVVDPYQILERFLWRKNATFAISKHYRRFDVFVEAEANKAAGKYENASIDFQIEFYKKEGLTPYTEAKLPLISDVPEGCVIVREHVPISNLFTCLWFNEVDRFTSRDQLSFSTVRDKILSRVDFHFNMFLDCERRNFVIQKYHRDLLLHLAPPLATAQIPPPSPPPALPMLERSPEKVVTPPIPKGPGRRRRDKNSGSKRHRKVVAGSRDDKAS from the exons GGGGTGTCGTCTAATCAAACAGCACGCAAAGCTTCTAAGATGCTCAAGGAGAAAGAGAAGGAACAATTGTTCCTTTGGATCTTTAAATTTGCTGGACGCAAGAAAGTTGGGATGCTCTTCCTCTGTCTCATCTCTGCTGTCGTTTTCGTCTGGGTTTT GTGAGGATTCTCGGGAAGGAAACGCGGTGCAGACTATTAGTGTCAACGAAAGTGTGTCTATGAGTGATTCTTCGTCTGAAATATCTACTGCAAATTTTGCATTACTTCCTCCTCCACCTAGCTACTTTTTGGGCTACCATCTTCCTACAGGCCATCCGTGTAATAGTTTCACATTACCTCCCCCACCGGCTGATAAAAAGCGAACCGGACCACGTC CATGCCCAGTATGTTACCTTCCTGTGGAAGAAGCCATTGCACGGATGCCAACATTGCCCTCACTTTCTCCGGTTCTTCAGAATTTAACATATGTCTATGAAGAAAATTTAAGTAGAGGGGATGAATTTGGTGGTTCAGAGTTTGGTGGATATCCTACTTTGAAGCAGAGAAATGAGTCTTTTGATGTACACGAGTCAATGAGCGTGCACTGTGG ATTCGTAAGAGGAACCAAACCTGGCCGCAACACAGGGTTTGACATTGATGAAGACGACCTTCTTGAAATGGATCAGTGTAATGGAGTGGTTGTTGCATCAGCAGTATTTG GAAATTTTGATGAGATAAATGAGCCAAAGAATATAAGTGACTATTCGAGGAAAACTGTATGCTTCTTTATGTTTGTTGACGAAGAAACGGAACAATATCTGAGGAGTTCTGGTAGGCTGGGAATCAGCAAGAAGATTGGTTTGTGGAGAATTATAGTTGCTCGCAATCTTCCTTATGCAGATGCTAGACGGACAGGAAAG ATTCCAAAGCTTCTGTTGCATAGAATGGTTCCCAATGCTTGCTACTCTATATGGCTTGATGGAAAGCTTGAGCTTGTTGTCGATCCATATCAAATTCTTGAAAG GTTTCTGTGGAGGAAGAATGCAACTTTTGCTATATCAAAGCATTATAGACGCTTTGATGTATTCGTTGAGGCCGAAGCCAATAAAGCTGCTGGAAAGTACGAGAATGCCTCTATTGACTTCCAAATTGAGTTTTACAAGAAGGAGGGGTTGACCCCATATACAGAGGCAAAGCTTCCTCTTATAAGTG ATGTTCCTGAAGGATGTGTAATAGTTCGAGAGCATGTTCCTATTAGCAATCTCTTTACTTGTCTTTGGTTCAATGAAGTTGATCGATTTACTTCAAGGGACCAGCTTAGTTTTTCAACTGTCAGGGACAAAATTTTGTCACGGGTAGATTTTCATTTCAACATGTTCTTGGATTGTGAAAGACGCAATTTTGTAATTCAG AAATATCACAGGGATTTACTGCTGCATCTGGCTCCACCGTTGGCTACTGCTCAAATACCTCCACCATCTCCCCCACCTGCATTGCCTATGCTTGAAAGGTCGCCTGAAAAGGTTGTAACCCCTCCCATTCCTAAAGGCCCTGGAAGGCGCAGAAGAGATAAAAACTCTGGTTCCAAGCGCCACCGCAAAGTTGTTGCTGGAAGTAGAGACGACAAAGCAAGTTAA
- the LOC101507527 gene encoding probable hexosyltransferase MUCI70 isoform X1: MPGGGGGSSGIGIRSGSYGSLDKQQLQNGVSSNQTARKASKMLKEKEKEQLFLWIFKFAGRKKVGMLFLCLISAVVFVWVLYVGKGEDSREGNAVQTISVNESVSMSDSSSEISTANFALLPPPPSYFLGYHLPTGHPCNSFTLPPPPADKKRTGPRPCPVCYLPVEEAIARMPTLPSLSPVLQNLTYVYEENLSRGDEFGGSEFGGYPTLKQRNESFDVHESMSVHCGFVRGTKPGRNTGFDIDEDDLLEMDQCNGVVVASAVFGNFDEINEPKNISDYSRKTVCFFMFVDEETEQYLRSSGRLGISKKIGLWRIIVARNLPYADARRTGKIPKLLLHRMVPNACYSIWLDGKLELVVDPYQILERFLWRKNATFAISKHYRRFDVFVEAEANKAAGKYENASIDFQIEFYKKEGLTPYTEAKLPLISDVPEGCVIVREHVPISNLFTCLWFNEVDRFTSRDQLSFSTVRDKILSRVDFHFNMFLDCERRNFVIQKYHRDLLLHLAPPLATAQIPPPSPPPALPMLERSPEKVVTPPIPKGPGRRRRDKNSGSKRHRKVVAGSRDDKAS, from the exons GGGGTGTCGTCTAATCAAACAGCACGCAAAGCTTCTAAGATGCTCAAGGAGAAAGAGAAGGAACAATTGTTCCTTTGGATCTTTAAATTTGCTGGACGCAAGAAAGTTGGGATGCTCTTCCTCTGTCTCATCTCTGCTGTCGTTTTCGTCTGGGTTTTGTATGTTGGAAAAG GTGAGGATTCTCGGGAAGGAAACGCGGTGCAGACTATTAGTGTCAACGAAAGTGTGTCTATGAGTGATTCTTCGTCTGAAATATCTACTGCAAATTTTGCATTACTTCCTCCTCCACCTAGCTACTTTTTGGGCTACCATCTTCCTACAGGCCATCCGTGTAATAGTTTCACATTACCTCCCCCACCGGCTGATAAAAAGCGAACCGGACCACGTC CATGCCCAGTATGTTACCTTCCTGTGGAAGAAGCCATTGCACGGATGCCAACATTGCCCTCACTTTCTCCGGTTCTTCAGAATTTAACATATGTCTATGAAGAAAATTTAAGTAGAGGGGATGAATTTGGTGGTTCAGAGTTTGGTGGATATCCTACTTTGAAGCAGAGAAATGAGTCTTTTGATGTACACGAGTCAATGAGCGTGCACTGTGG ATTCGTAAGAGGAACCAAACCTGGCCGCAACACAGGGTTTGACATTGATGAAGACGACCTTCTTGAAATGGATCAGTGTAATGGAGTGGTTGTTGCATCAGCAGTATTTG GAAATTTTGATGAGATAAATGAGCCAAAGAATATAAGTGACTATTCGAGGAAAACTGTATGCTTCTTTATGTTTGTTGACGAAGAAACGGAACAATATCTGAGGAGTTCTGGTAGGCTGGGAATCAGCAAGAAGATTGGTTTGTGGAGAATTATAGTTGCTCGCAATCTTCCTTATGCAGATGCTAGACGGACAGGAAAG ATTCCAAAGCTTCTGTTGCATAGAATGGTTCCCAATGCTTGCTACTCTATATGGCTTGATGGAAAGCTTGAGCTTGTTGTCGATCCATATCAAATTCTTGAAAG GTTTCTGTGGAGGAAGAATGCAACTTTTGCTATATCAAAGCATTATAGACGCTTTGATGTATTCGTTGAGGCCGAAGCCAATAAAGCTGCTGGAAAGTACGAGAATGCCTCTATTGACTTCCAAATTGAGTTTTACAAGAAGGAGGGGTTGACCCCATATACAGAGGCAAAGCTTCCTCTTATAAGTG ATGTTCCTGAAGGATGTGTAATAGTTCGAGAGCATGTTCCTATTAGCAATCTCTTTACTTGTCTTTGGTTCAATGAAGTTGATCGATTTACTTCAAGGGACCAGCTTAGTTTTTCAACTGTCAGGGACAAAATTTTGTCACGGGTAGATTTTCATTTCAACATGTTCTTGGATTGTGAAAGACGCAATTTTGTAATTCAG AAATATCACAGGGATTTACTGCTGCATCTGGCTCCACCGTTGGCTACTGCTCAAATACCTCCACCATCTCCCCCACCTGCATTGCCTATGCTTGAAAGGTCGCCTGAAAAGGTTGTAACCCCTCCCATTCCTAAAGGCCCTGGAAGGCGCAGAAGAGATAAAAACTCTGGTTCCAAGCGCCACCGCAAAGTTGTTGCTGGAAGTAGAGACGACAAAGCAAGTTAA